From the Thermovirga lienii DSM 17291 genome, one window contains:
- a CDS encoding transposase mutator type (PFAM: Transposase, Mutator family~COGs: COG3328 Transposase and inactivated derivatives~InterPro IPR001207~KEGG: slp:Slip_1151 transposase mutator type~PFAM: transposase mutator type~SPTR: Transposase mutator type), whose product MAQYNITIDSELLHQLFLSDSKDSGVSKLLESVLNQVLQAQATEQLRAEAYERTEERRGYRNGTYPHRLTTRVGSLVLRVPRLRNGKFSTELFSRYQRSEQAFILALMEMVVNGVSTRKVSEITEELCGVRISKSLVSELCRRLDPVIEAWRDRSLKDKEYPFLIVDALVIRVREENRVLHRSMLICVGVNREGIREVLGFVVGDSESEESWGDFFGWLKDRGLRGVDLVVSDDHKGLVKALRRNFQGSSWQRCQTHFIRNILSASPKGLQGELKTRIQAILHAPDMGTARMLLMRVLEEYEEKAPKAMRILEEGFDDAVAILSLPEKYRKRLRTTNSVERLNEEIRRRERVIRIFPSRESAVRLLGAVLLEIDNKWAGGRKYLDMDEYYEYLSQQQSRSSPKIYCL is encoded by the coding sequence ATGGCTCAGTACAATATTACCATCGACTCAGAATTACTGCATCAGTTATTTTTGTCGGACAGTAAGGATTCTGGAGTATCTAAGTTATTGGAGTCGGTATTGAATCAAGTTCTTCAAGCCCAGGCAACGGAACAATTGAGAGCAGAGGCTTACGAGCGGACAGAGGAAAGACGAGGGTATCGCAACGGAACATACCCGCACAGGCTTACGACGAGAGTAGGGAGCCTTGTTTTGAGGGTGCCCAGGCTTCGTAATGGCAAGTTTTCTACGGAGCTTTTCAGCAGATATCAGAGGAGCGAACAGGCCTTTATTTTGGCTTTGATGGAGATGGTAGTAAATGGGGTATCAACCCGTAAGGTATCTGAGATAACCGAGGAGTTATGTGGAGTAAGGATATCCAAGTCATTGGTGTCGGAATTATGCAGGAGGCTGGATCCAGTTATAGAAGCGTGGAGAGATAGGTCTTTGAAGGATAAGGAGTATCCCTTTCTGATTGTAGATGCATTGGTTATAAGGGTGAGGGAAGAAAACAGGGTCTTACATAGGAGCATGCTTATATGTGTGGGTGTGAACAGAGAAGGTATACGAGAAGTTTTGGGGTTTGTGGTAGGAGATAGCGAATCAGAGGAGAGCTGGGGGGATTTTTTCGGTTGGTTGAAAGATAGAGGTTTAAGAGGTGTGGATTTAGTGGTATCTGACGACCACAAGGGATTAGTAAAGGCTTTGAGGAGAAATTTTCAGGGGTCAAGCTGGCAGAGGTGTCAAACTCATTTTATACGGAACATACTATCTGCTTCACCTAAGGGTCTTCAGGGGGAGCTCAAGACTCGGATACAGGCTATTTTGCATGCTCCGGATATGGGGACAGCCAGGATGTTGTTGATGAGGGTTTTAGAGGAATACGAAGAAAAAGCTCCTAAGGCGATGAGGATTTTGGAAGAGGGATTTGACGATGCTGTGGCGATATTGTCTTTGCCGGAGAAGTATCGTAAGCGTCTGAGGACGACCAACAGTGTGGAGAGATTGAATGAGGAGATAAGGCGTAGGGAGAGGGTTATACGGATATTTCCAAGCAGGGAATCGGCAGTAAGGTTGCTTGGCGCAGTTCTTCTTGAGATAGACAACAAGTGGGCTGGTGGAAGGAAGTACCTTGATATGGATGAGTACTATGAATATCTTTCACAACAGCAATCTAGATCAAGCCCTAAAATCTATTGCCTTTAA